One Mya arenaria isolate MELC-2E11 chromosome 7, ASM2691426v1 genomic window carries:
- the LOC128241829 gene encoding protein mono-ADP-ribosyltransferase PARP9-like — MQSGCVAVQCVLGYEPDKKPYLQVPHAERRQLATGECKQKYNYELQVGRVAEISGGKSPCKTIFLTHLPTYEESSTAEQSLIDILQQVFQLANLKKLRFLAIPALGTGYLNYPNTITARCMYDAVLDWAAKNPKASLKIVRFVIYNKDTEAQQAYSICHLRCQGREARLQRHFLSDGTVIATPNSGAKYRMVKDGCVLVPIQLNVSIGDILTTKAEAIVNGVGSGFEMNGVIAQALLKKCPNILPECQQKKDDLKKNGVEMTKVEGLSASCVIHVMWQVSLSNWRSKMTACLKKAHKHSLKSVAFPVLGSDNMVDPRILAPGVLSQAELSQTKSYGPFISKNWHFST, encoded by the exons ATGCAGA GTGGATGCGTTGCTGTGCAGTGTGTCCTCGGATATGAACCTGACAAGAAGCCCTATCTGCAAGTCCCTCATGCAGAAAGGCGACAACTCGCTACAG GTGAATGTAAGCAGAAATACAACTATGAACTCCAAGTTGGGAGGGTTGCGGAGATATCAGGGGGCAAGTCGCCATGTAAAACCATCTTTCTCACCCATCTACCCACATATGAGGAGTCCAGCACTGCTGAACag AGTCTTATAGACATCCTACAGCAGGTTTTCCAGCTGGCCAACTTAAAGAAATTGCGCTTCCTGGCAATCCCTGCCTTGGGGACGGGCTACCTAAACTACCCCAACACTATAACTGCACGTTGCATGTATGACGCAGTGCTGGACTGGGCTGCTAAAAACCCAAAGGCTTCACTGAAAATCGTCCGGTTTGTGATATATAACAAGGACACAGAAGCACAGCAG GCTTACAGCATCTgtcacctgcgttgccagggtCGTGAGGCGAGACTTCAGCGACATTTCCTCAGTGACGGGACAGTGATTGCCACACCAAATTCTGGAGCCAAATATAGGATGGTTAAAGATG GATGTGTGCTGGTGCCAATACAGCTTAACGTCAGCATTGGAGACATACTGACAACGAAGGCAGAAGCCATTGTGAATGGGGTTGGTTCTGGGTTCGAGATGAATGGAGTCATTGCTCAAGCTTTGCTCAAGAAATGCCCTAACATCCTGCCTGAATGCCAGCAGAAGA AGGATGATCTGAAAAAGAATGGAGTTGAGATGACCAAAGTGGAAGGTCTGTCTGCTTCCTGTGTGATCCATGTGATGTGGCAGGTCTCGCTCTCTAACTGGAGGTCAAAGATGACTGCCTGTCTGAAGAAGGCTCATAAACACAGCCTCAAGAGTGTGGCCTTCCCAGTGTTGGGTTCAG ACAACATGGTAGATCCGAGAATCCTTGCACCTGGGGTTTTGTCTCAAGCTGAACTAAGTCAAACAAAGAGTTATGGCCCATTCATtagcaaaaattggcatttCTCGACTTGA